Part of the Cereibacter sphaeroides 2.4.1 genome, CAACATCATGAAGAAGCTCGGGGCGAAGAACCGCACCGAAGCTGCCTTCAAGCTGAATTCCAGCATGTTCGCGGGAGAAGGTCGCCTCTCCTGAGCCGGAGCGGCGGATGCCCCGGCCCCCTCGGGGGCCGGGGCATTGCCTTTCACGAGGCCTGCGAGTAGCGGGCTTCCGGCGTCTCGTAGGCGTCGAACAGCCGCGCGATCATCCGCGCCAGCGCCCGGCCTTCCTTCGCAATCGACATCGAGCCGTCCGCGTCCACCGTGACGAAGGGCGTGAACTTCTCGGCCGCTTCGGCGATGCGCGGAACCATGGTCTCGGCCGGCTCGCCAAAGCGCGCGCGCAGCGCGGGCAGGTCGAGGAAGAAGTCGCACATGATCATCTCGATGGCGCGGCCGTGGAGGTAATCCTCCTCGGTCATGCGGTGGCCCCGGTAGCCGGGCAGCCGCCCCTCCTCGATCGACTTGATATAGGCGGCGGTGGCGGCCGTGTTCTGCAGATAGCCCTGCTCGAACTTCGAGATCGACGAGGCGCCGATGCCCAGAAGCGTCGGGCAGGTGTCGTCGGTGTAGCCCTGGAAGTTGCGGCGCAGCTTTCTGCTGCGGGCAGCCACCGCCATGCTGTCGTCGGGCAGCGCGAAATGGTCGATCCCGATGCGCTCGAACCCGCCTTCGGTGAAGAGCCGCGCCGCCAGATTGGCCAGCTCGTGCCGCTCGATGTCGGGGGGCAGCACGGTCTCGTCGATCAGCTTCTGGCGCTTGGCCATCCACGGCACATGGGCATAGCCGAAGATCGCCACGCGGTCGGGCCTCAGCGAGAGCACCTTGTCGATGGTGGCGGCAAGGCTCTCGCGGTTCTGGTGCGGCAGCCCGTAGACGAGGTCGGTGTTCAGCGAATGGACACCGTAGCGGCGCAGCGTCTCGACGCAGGCCTTGGTGTTCTCGAAGGGCTGCTCGCGCCCGATCGCATTCTGCACGATGTCGGTGAAGTCCTGGATGCCGATCGAGGCGCGGTTCATGCCCTCCTCGCTCAGCGCCCGGATCTTGGGCTCATCGACCATCATCGGATCGATCTCGACCGAGAATTCGTAGTCCTCGGCGAAGGGGATGACGGCCTTGATCGCCTGCGCGAGCTTGTGGATCAGCTCGGGCGACAGGATCGTGGGCGTGCCCCCGCCCCAGTGCAGCCGCCCGGCCTTCACGCCGGCGGGCAGGTGCTGCTTCACCAGCTCCAGCTCCTGCAGGAGCGTGCCCACATAGGCTTCGACCGGGGCCAGCGTCTGGGTCCCCTGCGTGCGGCAGGCGCAGAACCAGCAGAGCCGCTCGCAGAAGGGGACGTGGACATAGACCGAGATCGGCACGGCGGGATCGAGGGCTTCGATCGCCTGTGCCTGAAAGTCCGCTCCGACGGCGCCCGAGAAGACCGGCGCCGCAGGATAGCTCGTGTAGCGCGGCACGCGCGCATCGAAGAGTCCGAGACTCTGGAGGAGGGCGATGTTTGTCATGCTGAACCCAATAACGGTTCACGAGACATTAGACTTTGCGCAGGATCAAACGCCCCGGACAGGGTGTCGCAGGCTAGAGCGGCAGCGGCGACACACCCAGCAGGATCGGATGCAGCGCCAGCGCCGCGGCCCACAGCGCCACGACCGCCAGAAGCCGCGGGAAGAGGTGGTCCTCGTTCTGCTTCAGCCAGTGCGCATCGACCAGCGGGCGCAGCGAGAAGAGCGCGGTGGCCCCGAAGGCCGCGAGCGCCTCGTTGGGCGTCAGGGCCCGGCGGGCCCGGGCGTCGAACATCGGGATGGCCGCCAGCGAGAGGCCGAAGAAGGTGCCGAACAGGATGACATGCGCCAGATCGCCGTTCGGAAAAAGATGGGCCGCCGACCAGAGCATCAGCGCAATGAGCAGCGGGTGGCGCGTGATGGCCGCAAAGCCCGGCCGGTCGGGATCGAAAGCCGCGCTGCGCCGCCCGCCGAGGGTCCAGGGCCAGGGCAGCCCGATCCCCTGCACGACGAGGGTCCAGACCACGGGCGCCGACAAGTTCGGCACCCAGCGCGTGGCAGGCGTCTGCGGCCAGAGCTCCACGAACGGCGCCCGGCCTGCGGCGAGGATGAGCCAGCCCAGCACGAGGAGCGAGATCGTGCCGTAGAGGGCGAAATAGAGCCTGCGGCCCAGCAGCGCGATCAGCCGCTCGCGCACGCCGGGGCGCGCGGGCAGCAGGTGCGAGGCGAAGAAGGCCGCCAGCGCCGCCGCAAATTCCAGCCAGTCCGTCAAACCTGCGACTCCGCCTGTTCCATGAGCCGCACGATGTGGGCCGAGAAGAGGCGCGTAGCAGGCAGGCCGAGGGCGAGCCCGCCCAGCACCGACCATGCAGGCGGCAGGACCGGCAGTCCCACCCACGACAGGATCAGCGAGGCGAAGAACAGGTTCACCGCCGCAGCCCCCGCTCCGAACGGGTAGAGCAGGAGCGTGACCCGATTCCGGCGGGTCATCGGCGCTGCACCATCCATTGCACGGCGGCGAGCGCCGCCACGAAGCAGCCCGCGGCCACGGCGAACCAGACTTCCGCCGTGGCGGTCTGAGCAGCCGGGGTCGGCGGCTCGAAGGTCGCGGCCAAGGCAATCCCGGGCACGAGGATCAGGAAGGGCAGCAGCAGTCGCATCTCAGATCTCCTGGGTGAGGGAACGGTAAAGGTCGGGGAGCGCCCGGGCAAGGCGGGCGGGTTCGGGCAAGAGCGTGAAGCCCGCGCGGCCGAAGATGCGGGCGAACCAGTCCTGCCCGTCGGCATCGATCACCACGCCATGCACCGCCTGCGACAGGGCGCGGGCCTCGCGGACGGCCATGCGGCTGTCCTCGATCCCGTGCACGCCCTCGTAATGGTCGAGATCGTTGGGCTTGCCGTCGGTCAGGACCAGAAGGAGCTTGCGGCTCGCCGCCTCCTCGTTCAGCCGCGCCGAGGCATGGCGGATGGCCGCACCGAGGCGGGTGTAGTGGCCGGGCCTGAGCCCGCCGATGCGGGCCGTGACCGCAGGCCCCATCGGCTCGTCGAACCGCTTGCAGAGATGCAGGAACACCCGGTCGCGCCGGAGTGAGGAGAAGCCCCAGATCGCCTGCCGGTCGCCCGCCACGTCGATGCCCGCGGCAAGCGCCGCCAGCGCCTCGCGTGCCGTGTCGATCACCGTGCGCTCGCCCACAGAGGCCTCGGTCGAGCGCGAGCAATCCATCAGGATCGCGACCGCGAGGTCGCGCTCGAGCGCGCGGGAGCTCCGGTAGATCCGGTCGGTGCCGCGGCCGGTGGTGCGGAGCGCCACCTGCGCCTCGATCAGCGCGTCGAGGTCGAGCTCCGCCCCCTCGACCTGACGATTGCAGAGCACGCGGCGCGGATGCAGCGTCTCGAACTGCCGCCGGACCCGCGCGGTCAGCCGCGGATCTGGACAGAAGCCCTGCCCCGCCTCGGCCGGCGCTTCCAGCACGCGGGTATGGTCCGGCATCAGGCTGCGCGAACGGTGGTTCCACTCCGGATAGGTGAAGCGGTCCGACAGGCGCTCGTGCTCGGCATCCTGCGGCGCGAGATCGAGATGCAGCCGCAGCCGGCTCGCCGCGCGCTTGACGTGCTTGGTGAGGGTGATCCGATCCTGATCCTCGGCCGCCTTCTGCGCATTCTCCTGATCGTCGTCATCCGTCGCGCGGTTGAGGTTCAGGCTCTCGACCCAGCTCAGGATCGCCTCGAAACGGTGGACGATGAAACTGTCCTTGCGGTTCGCCTGATCGAGGTCGCGCCGCTCGCCCATCTTGCGGGTGGCGGTCGGCAGGCCCGAAGGGGCCTGCGTCTCCTCGGGGGCATCGGCCGCACCCTGCCCCGTGCCGCGCCCCAGCCGCAGCCAGAGCGGGACAGGGGCGAAGGGCCTGTAGCCGCGCGGCTGGTGGTGGGCCACGGCGCGTGTCGCTGCCGGGCCTCCGAGGGCCGCCCGCACCCGCGCCTCGACCGAGGCTTCGATCCCGAAGGCCGCATGGGTCTCGCGCGAGGCCAGCAGATGGGCTGCCAGCCGACCGTAGATCGCAGCAAGGCCCGGGGCCGTCTTCAGCACCCGCGCCGTCGCGGCCTTCATCGCGGCGATCTGCGCCAGATCGGCGGCCAGCGCATCCTCGGCCTCGGGGATCTCCACCTTCGCGGCCAGCGCCGCCAGCCAGAGATAGGCCGCCCGGTTCAGATCCGCCGACGGGAAGGTGTCGAGCACGGCCGGCAGCCGCAGCCGCTCGCCGTCGAAGCTCGCCACCTGCTCGAGGATCCGCGTCTCGCCGAGAACCGAGCCGAGGCTGCGGCGGTGGAGCGCCGCCGTGGCGGGGCTCGCGCCGATCTCGACGCCCAAGGGCCCGCCCAGCGCGCGGAAGAGGACCGCCACGCTCGGCCGCATCGCCTCGAGGGGCACCGCCGCCCCCGCGTGGCCGCGGGTGGCGGCAAAGCGGCTTGCGTAATCGTGCCAGAGGTTGCCCACGGTTTCCTCGGGCTCCATCAGATCGAGCAGGTGGAAGCTCATGGTGTCACCCGTAGACCGTAGCGATGAGGTCGCGCAGCGCCTGCGCGACATCGGGCTCGTCCGTCAGAGGCTCGATCACCGCCGCCTCGAGCGCCGCCTCGATGCTCATGCCCCCTGCCATCAGCGAGGCCGCATAGACCAGAAGCCGGGTCGAGACCCCCTCCTCGAGATCCATCCCCGACAGCGCCCGGACATGGCCCGCCAGCCGCACGAGCGGGGCGACCTTCGCCTCGGAGAGGCCGCTTTCGCGAGCCACGACCGCGGTTTCGGTCACGGGATCCGGGAAGGTGAAGCCGATCGACAGGAACCGCTGCCGGGTCGAGGGCTTCAGGCGCTTGAGGATGTTCTGGTAGCCCGGGTTGTAGGAGGCCACCAGCATGAAGCCCGGCGGCGCCACCAGCTCTTCGCCGGTGCGGTCGATCATCAGCGTGCGGCGGTTGTCGGTCAGCGGATGGAGCACCACGGTCACGTCCTTGCGCGCCTCCACCACCTCGTCGAGATAGCAGATCGCGCCCTCGCGGACGGCCCGCGTCAGCGGCCCGTCGACCCATTCGGTGGCGCCCCCCTTCAGCAGGTAGCGCCCGATCAGGTCCGCCGCCGACAGATCGTCGTGGCAGGCCACCGTATAGAGCTTCCGCCCCATCCGTGCCGCCATATGCTCGACGAACCGGGTCTTGCCGCAGCCGGTCGGCCCTTTCAGAAGAAGGGGCAGACCTTTCCGGGAGGCAGCCTCGAAGAGGCTGCACTCGTTGGAGACGGGCTTGTAGAAGGGCACCGCCATGTCATGGAGGATCGCGTTCATGCCGCTTCTCCCGCGACTTTGCCGACCGGCGCTCCGCGGCGCACGACGGCGAGGCTGTAGATGAAGAGGAGCGCCCCCGCGACCACCATGGCGCCCGCCCCGAAGCGCATCGCGTAGAAGAGGCCGAGCTGGTCCTGCACATCCATGTAGTATTCGCCCATGACGCGCTGCAGATGGACCTGGATCGTGCCTGCGAAGGTCAGCACGAAGGTCATGAAGGACATGCCGCCCGTCATCAGCCAGAAGGCCGTCATGTTGAGCCACTGGTTGTAGGGCGCCCGTCCGCGCAGCATCGGCATCGCATAGGTGAACATGGCGAGGTTCAGCGCGACATAGGCGCCGTAGAAGGCGAGGTGGCCGTGGGCAGCGGTGATCTGCGTGCCGTGGGTGTAGTAGTTCACCCCGTGGAGCGTGTGCAGGAAGCCCCAGACGCCCGCGCCGAAGAAGGCCACCGTCGAGGCCCCGAGCGACCACAGGAGCGCGGCCTTGTTCGGGTGGTTCTTGCGGCCCTTCCAGACCATCACGAAGGCGAAGGACATCATCGCGAAGAAGGGGACCACTTCCATGGTCGAGAAGATCGAGCCGATCCACTGCCAGTAGGCCGGCAGACCGATCCAGTAGAAATGGTGCCCGGTGCCGAGGATGCCCGAGAAGAGCGCGGTGGCCACGATCACATAGAGCCATTTCTCGACCACTTCCCGGTCGACGCCCGTCAGCTTCAGCATCAGGTAGCCGAGGATGGCCGCCATCACCAGCTCCCAGGTGCCCTCGACCCAGAGGTGGACGATGAACCACCAGTACATCTTGTCGAGCCCGAGATTGTCGGGGTTGATGAAGGCGAAGATCCACAGGAGCGACAGGAGCCACAGGCCCATCAGCAGGATGTTGGTGATCGCGGTCCGCCGCCCGGCCAGCACCGTGAGCGAGATATTCACGAGGAAGATCACCGCCGCCACGAGGATGCCGAACTTGACCCAGAGCGGCTGTTCGAGGAACTCGCGCCCGCCGTGGATGCCCACGAGATAGCTCACCACCGCGCCGAGCGTGCCTATGACGAGGATGCCCAGCTGCAGATAGGCGAGCTTGGTCGAGAAAAGCTCGCGCTCGGCTTCCTCGGGCACGAGGAAATAGGCCGCGCCGAAGAAGCCCAAGAGCAGCCAGACGATGAGCGCATTGGTGTGGATCATCCGCACCACGTTGAAGGGCAGCACCTCGGAGAGGGTGTTGGGCGAGACATAGATCCAGCCCGCGAGCAGCCCCCCGAGCACCTGGATGGCAAAGAGAGCCATCGCCACGCTGAAATAGGCCAGCGCCACCTTTTGCGATTGATATTTCATGATGCGGTCCCCCTCAGCCGGCGTCGTTCGGCGGCCAGGATTGCGTGTTCATCTTGTCGGCCCAGCGCAGGAACTCCGACAGCCCGCGCTTCTCCTCGTCGGTCAGCGCGAAATGCGGCATCTGCCGGCGCCCCTCGATCCCGGAGGGCTGCGCGTCGATCCAGCCGCCCAGCATCTCGGCCGCGGCATCGGGATCGTCGAGCACGCCCCAGCGGGTCATCACATTGCCCACCTCGGGCGCGAAATAGGCGCCCTCGCCGTGGAGCGTGTGGCAGTTGATGCAGCTGTTCCTCTCCCAGACCTCCTTGCCGAGCCGCACCTCGTCGGTGAGCGGCATCGAGGTGGTGGAGCGCGAGACCACGTAGCTGTGGCTCTGGACCGTCAGGCCCACGAAGACGGCTATGAAGAACAGAGATCCCCCATAGAACACGTTCCGGGCCCGCGATTTCGTGAGGATTTCCGACATGGGAGGGTCCTGGCGAATGGTTTCGGGTGGGGACGGTCTAGCCGCGCCCGCCGCGGACGAAGTTGCGGGATCGCAACGAAGCGGGCGATTGGCCGGCGTTATCTCTCCCCATCAGCCGCCGGGGCCCTCCCGGCCGGATGGAGGTCCCCATGAAGCCCGACCCCGACGATCCCGACCTGCCGCTCGCGCGGCTGCTCCAGACCTGGCCCGCCTCGGCCGGGGTCTTTCTCGAACGGCGGATGCTCTGCCCCGGCTGCCCGATCGCGCCCTTTCACACGGTGATCGAGGCCTGCGCCGAATACGGGCTCGACGAAGGCGAGGTCCGCCGCGCCCTGCGCCTCGTTGTCATGCCTTGATTTTCACGCCCTGAGGGGCTATGCGGCGCATCACGGTCGGCAGTTCACCGAGGCGTCGCTGCCCCTTCCCGGGGAGCTAGACCTGCCAGAAGATCCACGGCACCCCTTGTCCTTCGTGCCGCGTCGAAAGCCAGCGACCATCGACCCCGATCCGGCACGTCCGAGGATGAGTCATGTCCCGCACTGCCTTTCCCTTCGCCTCGAAGGATGTCTCCGCTCTGGCCCGCGCGCTGCACCGCGATCTCGCGGCGCGTCCGGGCACGCCCTCGCATCTCGAGCTTCTGAACATGCTCGCGCGCGCCACGGGCTTTCGCAACTTCCAGCATCTGCGCGCCGATGCCACCGCCGCCGGCCGGCTCGAGGCGCCGCCCGCGCCCGAGCAGCCGGTCGATCACACCCGCGTCGCCCGCGTGGCGCGGCTCTTCGATGCCGAGGGCGCGCTCGTCCGCTGGCCGGGGCGCGAGTGGCAGCGCCTCCTCTGCCTCTGGGTCTTCTGGAGCCGGCTGCCGGCCGGCCTCGAGATGGCCGAGCGCGAGGTCAACGAGCGCCTGACCGCCCTGCATCGCTTCGGCGATGCGGCGCTCCTGCGGCGCGAGCTGTTCGACCGCGGCATGGTGACGCGGCGCCCCGACGGCAGCGGCTATCGCCGGATCGAACAGCGCCCGCCGGTTGATGCCCTTGCCCTGATCCGCTGGCTCGGCCGCGGCTGAGGGCCGCTCACCCCTGCCCCGACGCCCCGCTGAGCACGACGAGCCGGTGGGGCGCCGTCACCACGATGCGCCGCCGCGCGCTTTCCACGATCCCCTCGCGCTCCCACGCCGAGAGGAGCCGCGAGACCGTGTGCAGCGTCGTGCCCGTCATCTCCGAGATGTTCTGC contains:
- the hemN gene encoding oxygen-independent coproporphyrinogen III oxidase; translation: MTNIALLQSLGLFDARVPRYTSYPAAPVFSGAVGADFQAQAIEALDPAVPISVYVHVPFCERLCWFCACRTQGTQTLAPVEAYVGTLLQELELVKQHLPAGVKAGRLHWGGGTPTILSPELIHKLAQAIKAVIPFAEDYEFSVEIDPMMVDEPKIRALSEEGMNRASIGIQDFTDIVQNAIGREQPFENTKACVETLRRYGVHSLNTDLVYGLPHQNRESLAATIDKVLSLRPDRVAIFGYAHVPWMAKRQKLIDETVLPPDIERHELANLAARLFTEGGFERIGIDHFALPDDSMAVAARSRKLRRNFQGYTDDTCPTLLGIGASSISKFEQGYLQNTAATAAYIKSIEEGRLPGYRGHRMTEEDYLHGRAIEMIMCDFFLDLPALRARFGEPAETMVPRIAEAAEKFTPFVTVDADGSMSIAKEGRALARMIARLFDAYETPEARYSQAS
- a CDS encoding NnrU family protein gives rise to the protein MTDWLEFAAALAAFFASHLLPARPGVRERLIALLGRRLYFALYGTISLLVLGWLILAAGRAPFVELWPQTPATRWVPNLSAPVVWTLVVQGIGLPWPWTLGGRRSAAFDPDRPGFAAITRHPLLIALMLWSAAHLFPNGDLAHVILFGTFFGLSLAAIPMFDARARRALTPNEALAAFGATALFSLRPLVDAHWLKQNEDHLFPRLLAVVALWAAALALHPILLGVSPLPL
- a CDS encoding NnrT family protein, required for expression of nitric oxide and nitrite reductase (Nir and Nor), translated to MTRRNRVTLLLYPFGAGAAAVNLFFASLILSWVGLPVLPPAWSVLGGLALGLPATRLFSAHIVRLMEQAESQV
- a CDS encoding nitric oxide reductase activation protein NorD, with product MSFHLLDLMEPEETVGNLWHDYASRFAATRGHAGAAVPLEAMRPSVAVLFRALGGPLGVEIGASPATAALHRRSLGSVLGETRILEQVASFDGERLRLPAVLDTFPSADLNRAAYLWLAALAAKVEIPEAEDALAADLAQIAAMKAATARVLKTAPGLAAIYGRLAAHLLASRETHAAFGIEASVEARVRAALGGPAATRAVAHHQPRGYRPFAPVPLWLRLGRGTGQGAADAPEETQAPSGLPTATRKMGERRDLDQANRKDSFIVHRFEAILSWVESLNLNRATDDDDQENAQKAAEDQDRITLTKHVKRAASRLRLHLDLAPQDAEHERLSDRFTYPEWNHRSRSLMPDHTRVLEAPAEAGQGFCPDPRLTARVRRQFETLHPRRVLCNRQVEGAELDLDALIEAQVALRTTGRGTDRIYRSSRALERDLAVAILMDCSRSTEASVGERTVIDTAREALAALAAGIDVAGDRQAIWGFSSLRRDRVFLHLCKRFDEPMGPAVTARIGGLRPGHYTRLGAAIRHASARLNEEAASRKLLLVLTDGKPNDLDHYEGVHGIEDSRMAVREARALSQAVHGVVIDADGQDWFARIFGRAGFTLLPEPARLARALPDLYRSLTQEI
- a CDS encoding CbbQ/NirQ/NorQ/GpvN family protein, whose product is MNAILHDMAVPFYKPVSNECSLFEAASRKGLPLLLKGPTGCGKTRFVEHMAARMGRKLYTVACHDDLSAADLIGRYLLKGGATEWVDGPLTRAVREGAICYLDEVVEARKDVTVVLHPLTDNRRTLMIDRTGEELVAPPGFMLVASYNPGYQNILKRLKPSTRQRFLSIGFTFPDPVTETAVVARESGLSEAKVAPLVRLAGHVRALSGMDLEEGVSTRLLVYAASLMAGGMSIEAALEAAVIEPLTDEPDVAQALRDLIATVYG
- a CDS encoding cbb3-type cytochrome c oxidase subunit I; translation: MKYQSQKVALAYFSVAMALFAIQVLGGLLAGWIYVSPNTLSEVLPFNVVRMIHTNALIVWLLLGFFGAAYFLVPEEAERELFSTKLAYLQLGILVIGTLGAVVSYLVGIHGGREFLEQPLWVKFGILVAAVIFLVNISLTVLAGRRTAITNILLMGLWLLSLLWIFAFINPDNLGLDKMYWWFIVHLWVEGTWELVMAAILGYLMLKLTGVDREVVEKWLYVIVATALFSGILGTGHHFYWIGLPAYWQWIGSIFSTMEVVPFFAMMSFAFVMVWKGRKNHPNKAALLWSLGASTVAFFGAGVWGFLHTLHGVNYYTHGTQITAAHGHLAFYGAYVALNLAMFTYAMPMLRGRAPYNQWLNMTAFWLMTGGMSFMTFVLTFAGTIQVHLQRVMGEYYMDVQDQLGLFYAMRFGAGAMVVAGALLFIYSLAVVRRGAPVGKVAGEAA
- a CDS encoding c-type cytochrome, producing the protein MSEILTKSRARNVFYGGSLFFIAVFVGLTVQSHSYVVSRSTTSMPLTDEVRLGKEVWERNSCINCHTLHGEGAYFAPEVGNVMTRWGVLDDPDAAAEMLGGWIDAQPSGIEGRRQMPHFALTDEEKRGLSEFLRWADKMNTQSWPPNDAG
- a CDS encoding DUF1858 domain-containing protein; this translates as MKPDPDDPDLPLARLLQTWPASAGVFLERRMLCPGCPIAPFHTVIEACAEYGLDEGEVRRALRLVVMP
- a CDS encoding DUF2087 domain-containing protein; translated protein: MSRTAFPFASKDVSALARALHRDLAARPGTPSHLELLNMLARATGFRNFQHLRADATAAGRLEAPPAPEQPVDHTRVARVARLFDAEGALVRWPGREWQRLLCLWVFWSRLPAGLEMAEREVNERLTALHRFGDAALLRRELFDRGMVTRRPDGSGYRRIEQRPPVDALALIRWLGRG